One segment of Marvinbryantia formatexigens DSM 14469 DNA contains the following:
- a CDS encoding beta-mannosidase — protein MERQLLRDGWHLLWKGRALPASVPFSVYHDLLAHGEIEDPYYRDNAEAALALSAEDYTYDCDFRAEAALSSCREVLLHFDGVDTLADIYLNGTLLGHTCNMHREWEFPVKELLREGDNRLEVRFYSPVRYMEEKVREQGSIPCNTDTLDGFNYLRKSSCMSGWDWAPKLPDMGIFRPVTLLGVCDERIYSVLIRQKHMEGKVCLSFDVDTLRRRTGGEVAYRVMVTAPDGSVQRRDDSPRELVIEQPALWWPRGYGGQPLYTVRVEALADGAVQDVWERRIGLRTMGMKIEKDAWGESFAHEINGIAIFAMGADYIPEDCLLPRFSRERTERLLAQCAEANYNTIRVWGGAGYPEDWFFDLCDEYGFLVWEDLMFACSTYRLTEEFEENISQEIAENIRRIRHHACLGLWCGNNEMEGMIMDGYTRDPHLIGDYTRMYSYVIPGIVKREDPDAFYWPSSPSSGGDFDEPEAESRGDAHYWKVWHGYQPFPDYRRHNFRYASEFGFESLPALKTIESFTLPEDRNIFSYVMDRHQRSENGYAKMMVYMAQYFRYPENLSDLVYASQLLQAQAMRYAVEHWRRHRGECMGAIIWQLNDCWPVTSWSSIDYFGRWKALHYFERRFFAPVLLSCCEEGLLTQNPNLNARPYTVEKSVRLHVANETMQEQNVTVRYSLRDADSQLIGQEKEISVQVPPLSGVWLEKEEFPQADLLEHHVFYTCVQEGGVISSGSVLFSMPKFYNYRNPQLSVRREGSELIVTAAAYASGVELQNENEDWVLSDNYFDMEAGERRVQILSGNAGHIRVRSVYEIGR, from the coding sequence ATGGAAAGACAATTATTGCGGGATGGCTGGCATCTGCTCTGGAAAGGACGCGCGCTTCCGGCATCCGTGCCGTTTTCCGTTTATCATGATTTGCTTGCGCACGGGGAAATAGAAGACCCCTATTACCGGGACAATGCGGAGGCGGCGCTCGCGCTGTCAGCAGAGGACTATACGTATGACTGCGACTTTCGGGCGGAGGCGGCGCTTTCCTCCTGCCGGGAGGTACTGCTTCATTTTGACGGCGTCGATACGCTTGCCGACATTTATCTGAACGGCACGCTGCTCGGACATACCTGCAACATGCACCGGGAGTGGGAGTTTCCGGTAAAGGAGCTTTTAAGGGAGGGCGATAACCGCCTGGAGGTGCGCTTTTATTCGCCAGTCCGTTATATGGAGGAGAAGGTGAGAGAGCAGGGCTCCATTCCATGCAATACGGATACGCTGGACGGCTTTAACTATCTGAGAAAATCGAGCTGCATGTCCGGCTGGGACTGGGCGCCAAAGCTGCCGGATATGGGGATTTTCCGCCCGGTAACGCTGCTGGGCGTTTGCGATGAGCGTATTTACAGCGTGCTCATCCGCCAGAAACATATGGAAGGAAAGGTATGCCTGTCGTTTGATGTGGATACGCTGCGCCGCCGCACAGGCGGGGAGGTGGCGTACCGGGTAATGGTGACGGCGCCGGATGGAAGCGTGCAGAGGCGGGACGATTCTCCGCGGGAGCTTGTGATAGAGCAGCCGGCGCTGTGGTGGCCGAGAGGCTACGGCGGACAGCCGCTCTATACGGTGCGCGTGGAGGCGCTGGCGGACGGCGCGGTGCAGGATGTGTGGGAGCGCCGGATCGGTCTGCGCACGATGGGTATGAAGATTGAAAAAGATGCGTGGGGAGAGAGCTTTGCCCACGAGATCAACGGCATAGCGATTTTTGCGATGGGCGCGGACTATATTCCGGAGGACTGTCTGCTGCCGCGGTTTTCCAGGGAGCGCACAGAGAGGCTGCTGGCGCAGTGCGCGGAGGCGAATTACAATACTATCCGCGTCTGGGGCGGCGCGGGCTACCCGGAGGACTGGTTTTTTGATTTGTGCGACGAGTACGGCTTTCTGGTGTGGGAGGATTTGATGTTCGCCTGCTCCACCTACCGTCTTACGGAGGAATTTGAAGAAAACATTTCGCAGGAGATTGCGGAAAACATCCGCCGTATCCGCCATCACGCTTGTCTGGGACTGTGGTGCGGGAACAACGAGATGGAGGGCATGATTATGGACGGCTATACGCGCGACCCGCATCTGATTGGCGATTATACGCGCATGTACAGCTATGTGATTCCCGGAATCGTGAAAAGGGAGGACCCGGACGCTTTTTACTGGCCGTCCAGCCCGTCGTCCGGCGGGGATTTCGACGAGCCGGAGGCGGAATCCAGAGGAGACGCCCATTACTGGAAGGTATGGCACGGCTATCAGCCGTTCCCGGATTACCGCAGGCACAACTTCCGCTATGCCTCTGAGTTTGGCTTTGAGTCGCTTCCGGCGCTGAAGACGATAGAGAGCTTTACGCTGCCGGAAGACCGCAACATCTTCTCGTATGTGATGGACCGCCATCAGCGCAGCGAGAACGGCTATGCGAAGATGATGGTCTATATGGCGCAGTATTTCCGCTATCCGGAGAATCTGTCCGACCTTGTGTACGCTTCCCAGCTTCTGCAGGCGCAGGCAATGCGCTATGCCGTGGAGCACTGGCGGCGTCACCGCGGCGAGTGTATGGGAGCTATTATATGGCAGCTGAATGACTGCTGGCCGGTGACGTCCTGGTCGTCGATTGATTACTTTGGACGCTGGAAGGCGCTGCATTATTTTGAGAGGCGCTTCTTCGCGCCGGTGCTGCTGTCGTGCTGCGAGGAGGGACTGCTTACGCAGAATCCGAATCTGAACGCCCGACCGTATACGGTGGAAAAGAGTGTCCGCCTGCATGTGGCAAATGAGACGATGCAGGAACAGAACGTAACGGTGCGCTACAGTCTCCGCGACGCGGACTCGCAGCTCATCGGGCAGGAGAAGGAAATCAGCGTGCAGGTGCCGCCGCTTTCCGGCGTCTGGCTGGAAAAGGAGGAATTCCCGCAGGCGGATCTGCTGGAGCACCATGTGTTTTATACATGCGTGCAGGAGGGCGGGGTGATTTCCTCTGGCAGCGTGCTGTTTTCCATGCCGAAATTTTACAATTACAGAAATCCGCAGCTTTCCGTGCGGCGCGAGGGCAGCGAGCTGATTGTGACGGCAGCCGCCTATGCCTCCGGTGTGGAGCTGCAGAATGAAAACGAGGACTGGGTATTAAGCGATAATTATTTTGATATGGAAGCCGGGGAGCGCCGTGTGCAGATTCTCTCCGGAAACGCCGGTCATATCCGTGTGCGCAGCGTATATGAAATCGGACGTTGA
- a CDS encoding TetR/AcrR family transcriptional regulator, with the protein MEEEKSTLERIHEAAKRKFLEKGFQAASLRNIVKRAGVTTGAFYGYYDSKEELFAALVDKQANYVLELFCNTIDDFEKLPGQTQTEQMTDTSVVCLEKMLDYIYDNYDAFKLLIECAEGTAYADFVHQLVVREVDSTFTYIQTLAKMGCHVEPLNKNLIHIIASALFSGIFEVIVHDMPKEEAREYISQFHRFYTAGWSELLNVKFGKS; encoded by the coding sequence ATGGAGGAAGAGAAATCCACTCTGGAGAGAATACATGAGGCGGCGAAGCGCAAGTTTCTGGAAAAGGGCTTCCAGGCGGCTTCCCTGCGCAATATTGTAAAGCGGGCGGGTGTGACGACGGGCGCGTTTTACGGGTATTACGACAGCAAGGAGGAGTTGTTTGCCGCGCTGGTGGATAAACAGGCAAACTATGTGCTGGAGCTGTTTTGCAATACCATTGATGATTTTGAAAAGCTTCCGGGACAGACGCAGACGGAGCAGATGACGGATACCTCTGTCGTCTGTCTGGAAAAAATGCTGGATTATATTTATGATAATTACGACGCATTCAAGCTGCTGATTGAATGCGCGGAGGGCACCGCCTATGCGGACTTCGTACATCAGCTTGTGGTGCGGGAGGTGGATTCCACCTTCACCTACATACAGACGCTTGCCAAAATGGGATGTCATGTGGAGCCGCTGAATAAAAATCTGATACACATTATCGCCAGCGCGCTGTTTTCCGGAATTTTCGAGGTGATAGTGCATGATATGCCGAAGGAGGAAGCTAGGGAATATATCTCACAGTTTCACCGGTTTTACACGGCGGGCTGGTCGGAGCTTCTGAATGTAAAATTCGGAAAATCCTGA
- a CDS encoding ABC transporter ATP-binding protein produces MKQKEKSVTGWLADFTGTHKNLYIASVLLAVCGVACSIVPYVIMGDVVSRLIAGERQWGIYLREGLLMAVLWLARVIFHALSTTCSHKATFHVLGNIRRQVCDKLARVPLGRVKDTPSGSLKNIIVERIDSIETTLAHILPEFTSNLLAPVAVFVYLCVIDWRMALVSLVSLPLGLLAYMGMMIGYEESFKNTVIKTRILNDTAVEYINGIEVIKAFGKAQSSYEKFKIAAKEGADCYIEWMRRCNVFFSIAMVLFPCTAVSVLPIGGLFVKNGTLAVADFVLCLILSLGLTAPLITVMSYSDDIGRLRTILGEVTEILCWEELSRPEEDKKKPADYSVTLKDVTFAYKEKEVLHGIDMQIRPGTVNALVGPSGSGKSTIAKLIASLWDVKSGSICIGGVDIRELSLEEYNRRVAYVSQDNYLFDDTIRENIRMGRMDATDAEVEEAAKKSGCHEFIMQLENGYDTVAGGAGGHLSGGERQRIAIARAMLKDAPIVILDEATAYTDPENEAVIQSSVAKLVQGKTLIVIAHRLSTIADADCIFVVDDGRIAERGTHRELLENGKLYAKMWKAHIGVKNSEREGVSYA; encoded by the coding sequence ATGAAGCAAAAGGAAAAATCAGTGACAGGCTGGCTTGCCGATTTTACAGGCACGCACAAAAACCTGTACATAGCCAGCGTCCTGCTGGCGGTATGCGGCGTCGCGTGCAGCATCGTGCCCTATGTGATTATGGGGGACGTTGTTTCCAGGCTTATCGCGGGAGAACGGCAGTGGGGGATTTATCTGCGCGAGGGGCTGCTGATGGCGGTGCTCTGGCTGGCGAGAGTAATTTTTCACGCTCTCTCAACAACCTGCTCCCACAAAGCGACCTTTCACGTTCTGGGGAATATCCGCAGACAGGTGTGCGACAAGCTGGCGCGGGTTCCGCTGGGAAGGGTGAAAGACACGCCGTCCGGTTCCCTGAAAAACATTATTGTGGAGCGGATTGACAGCATCGAGACAACGCTTGCGCATATCCTGCCGGAGTTTACGTCGAACCTGCTGGCGCCCGTCGCAGTGTTTGTCTATCTCTGCGTCATCGACTGGAGAATGGCGCTGGTATCTCTGGTCAGCCTGCCGCTCGGCCTGCTTGCTTACATGGGGATGATGATAGGGTATGAGGAGAGCTTTAAAAACACCGTAATAAAAACCAGGATTCTCAATGACACGGCGGTGGAATACATCAACGGCATCGAGGTGATTAAGGCGTTCGGAAAGGCGCAGAGCTCCTACGAAAAGTTTAAAATTGCGGCAAAGGAGGGCGCAGACTGCTACATCGAATGGATGCGCCGCTGCAACGTATTTTTCAGTATCGCTATGGTTTTGTTTCCGTGTACGGCGGTTTCCGTGCTCCCCATCGGCGGTCTGTTTGTGAAAAACGGCACTCTGGCGGTCGCGGACTTTGTGCTCTGCCTGATTCTTTCGCTGGGGCTGACGGCGCCGCTTATCACGGTGATGTCCTATTCGGATGACATCGGCCGTCTGCGGACGATTCTGGGCGAGGTGACGGAAATCCTGTGCTGGGAGGAGCTCTCCCGTCCAGAGGAGGACAAAAAGAAGCCGGCGGACTACTCGGTGACGCTGAAGGATGTAACCTTTGCCTATAAGGAAAAGGAGGTGCTGCACGGCATCGATATGCAGATACGTCCGGGAACCGTTAATGCGCTGGTGGGACCGTCGGGAAGCGGAAAATCCACGATTGCGAAGCTGATTGCGTCGCTGTGGGATGTAAAGAGCGGAAGCATCTGCATCGGCGGCGTGGATATCCGGGAGCTGTCTCTGGAGGAATACAACCGCAGGGTGGCTTACGTTTCGCAGGACAATTATCTGTTTGATGATACCATCCGGGAAAATATCCGCATGGGAAGAATGGACGCCACGGACGCGGAGGTGGAGGAGGCGGCGAAAAAGAGCGGCTGCCACGAGTTTATCATGCAGCTTGAAAACGGCTATGATACGGTGGCGGGCGGCGCCGGCGGACACCTCTCCGGCGGAGAGCGCCAGCGTATCGCCATTGCCCGCGCGATGCTGAAGGATGCGCCTATTGTCATACTCGATGAGGCGACTGCCTACACGGACCCGGAGAATGAGGCGGTCATCCAGTCCTCCGTGGCGAAGCTTGTGCAGGGAAAGACGCTGATTGTGATTGCGCACCGCCTCTCGACGATTGCGGATGCGGATTGTATTTTTGTGGTCGATGACGGCAGGATTGCGGAGCGTGGAACGCACCGCGAGCTGCTGGAGAATGGAAAGCTCTACGCAAAGATGTGGAAGGCGCACATCGGCGTGAAAAACAGTGAGAGGGAGGGCGTATCCTATGCTTAA